In uncultured Bacteroides sp., the DNA window ACGGCCTGAAAATATACACCACCATTGACACCCGCATGCAAAAGTATGCAGAAGAAGCTGTTGACAAAGAAATGCGCATCGTGCAACGGAATTTCAACAATCACTGGGGTCGTGAAAATCCCTGGCAAGACCGCAATCATCAGGAAATACCTCACTTTATTGAAGACTTAGCAAAACATACAGCCGCTTACAAACAATTGGAGCTAAAATATCCCGATCAACCGGACTCTCTCAATTATTACCTGAATAAGCCTCATCGCCTGAAAGTATTCGACTACGACAAGGGAACACGCGATACGACTATCAGCACCATGGATTCCATACGCTATATGGAACACTTTATGCATTGCGGATTTGTGGCCATGGAGCCACAAACAGGACATGTAAAAGCATGGGTGGGAGATATCAATTTCGGCTCGTGGAAATACGACAAAGTATTATCCAAACGTCAACCAGGCTCAACCTTCAAACTTTTTGTCTACTCCACTGCCATTAACAAAGGAGCATCTCCTTGCGATGAGCGTATAGATCAGTATCTGGCCTGGGACGTGATAGATAAAGGAGTACCCAAGAAATGGATTCCGCGAAATGCTAACGGCGAATTTACAGGAGACACCTTGTCGCTGAAAGCCGCTTTTGCCCGTTCCGTTAATTCTATAGCCGTGCAAGTAGCCAAAGAAGTAGGCATACACAACATTGCACTCACGGCACACGCCATGGGCATCAAAACCCCGTTGGAAGAGACTCCCGCATTAAGTCTCGGAGCCTCTGATGTATCTCTATTGGAGTTAGTTAACTCCTATAGCACAGTTATTAATGATGGAATGGAACAAGATCCGGTACTGGTAACGCGTATTGAAGATCGTAACGGACACGTACTCTATAGTAATAAGCCACAGCAAACACAAGCCTTGCCCTATGAGACAGCTTTCTTAATGACGGAAATGTTAAAAGGCGGACTAACGGAGCCGCTTGGCACTTCGCAGGCTCTGTGGGCTTTTGACCTATTCCACTATAACACTGAATTCGGAGGCAAAACAGGGACTTCTTCCAATCACTCCGATGCATGGTTCGTAGGAGTTACCCCAAAATTGGTAGGTGGTGCTTGGGTAGGCGGCGAACATCGTAGCATTCACTTCCGCTCAGGAGAACTGGGGCAAGGGAGTCGCACGGCATTACCGGTATTCGGGTATTTCATGGAGAAAGTACTTAAAGATAAAAACATGGCTAAATATCGGGTAAAATTCCCTAAGCCTAAACAGCCCATCGCTAAATCATACCAATGCCAGACGATCTATCACAAAGCAGACAGTGACTCTATTGACGTCAGTCTGCCGGACAGTCTGCACAACAACACAGAAGAGGTAAACATCATTGAGGAATAAGAAACTTAAATTCAATAAATCAAATCATCATTTATAGCTATTTTAACTCGTATAATACCTAAACAAGGCTATTTACCGTAAAAGATATATGCACTTACTTTGCCTAAATTTTTATAAGATAAACTAATAGGTATTATATGAAAAAATGTAGCTTAAGCATCTTACTGATGCTTTGTACTTTTATGGCCGTTTATGCGGGAAGTATTAAAGGAATTGTAATTAACAGCACCGGCGAAAAGTTGGAATTTGCCACAATATTGCTTAAAGGCACAAATGCAGGCAGCACAACGGACAGTCAGGGGCAATTTTATATAAAAAGAGTAGCACAAGGACGACATACGCTTATTATTTCATCCGTAAGTTACAAAACAAAAGAAGTGCCTGTTGCCATATCATCAGAGAATGAGATTGTCTCTCTTGGCAACATTGTGCTGGAATCTAACACAGAAGAACTCAATGAAGTGGTGGTGGTAGGAAATGCCAATGCATATACCACACGAGAGCCATCAAGCTCCATCCGTCTTAACCAACCTCTGCTAAAAATACCGCAAAACGTGCAAGTCGTTAGTTCGGAAATTATGAGCGACCAGCAAATAGTAAGCATGAGCGACGGCATTACCCGAAATGTGAGTGGCGTTACCAGGCTGGAGCACTGGGGAGATTCTTATGCTCTTATTAACATGCGCGGATCAAGAGCGTCGGCTTTTCGCGAAGGAATGAATGTTACCTCCTCATGGGGGCCACTGACCGAAGACATGAGTTTCGTTGACCGCATAGAGTTCATCAAAGGGCCCGCAGGTTTTATGATGTCGAACGGAGAACCAAGCGGCATTTATAATGTAGTCACCAAAAAGCCCACAGGACAAACCAAAGGACAGGCATCGCTCACCTTTGGCAGTTATGACTTTTATCGCACCACTCTCGATTTAGACGGGAAACTGGACAAGAGCGGCAAACTTCTTTATCGCTTCAACGCCATGGCACAAAGCACCAATTCTCAACGCGCCTATGAGTCGGCCAAGAGATACAGCATCGCTCCCGTTATCAGCTATCAGTTAGATGATAACACAAAACTTACGGCCGAATATGATTACCAATACATGGAATCGTCCAATATCGGATCTTACTATAGCTTCTCACCCGACGGATATGCCACACTTCCTCAAAATTACTCCCTTCTGGAACCAGGCCTACCCTCTAGCGTAGTTAATGATCATAGCTTAATACTAAATTTGCAACACAACTTTAACAAAGACTGGAAACTAACGGCACAAGGTGCTTACTTTAATTACAATAGAGAAGGAAGCTCCATGTGGCCCTCTTCCTTAGCGGCAAACGGCGACTTAGTTAGAAGTGTAAGCATCGCAGATGTCATCAATGAAATGAAGTTCGGCCAGATATATATAAACGGTAAAGCACAAACAGGCTTCGTTTCGCACAACATACTGGCAGGTTTCGATACCGGAGACAAACATGCCTGGTACGATTGGAGCCAAAGCTTTGACTTAGATTCCATAGGAACATATAATATTTTCGACAAAGACTATTCGGCAGGCTATCCATACTACGGTTATCCTAAATTCGACCGCTCAAAGAGTTTAAAAGAGCGAGCCAACACCACTCAAGTAACCCAGTCTTATAGCGGCTTGTATTTTCAGGATGAACTGGGATTATTAAACGATCGGCTGCGTCTTACACTAGCCGGAAGATATACTTATGTAAAAGACAGTTCATACGGCACCACCAATACAGAAGAAAAACATTTCTCACCGCGAGTAGGACTTAGCTACTCCATAGACAAAAACACCTCGGGTTATGCCCTCTATGACCAAACTTTTTCTCCACAAATGGGAATGCTTAGAAATGGCGATAAAGTAAATCCGATTACCGGCAATAACTGGGAACTTGGTTTGAAACGAAACTGGTTTAATAATCGGTGGACAACCACCGTAGCCGTATATCAAATTCTGAAGAATAACGAAACAGCCAGTGATCCGAACAATACCCCACAGGAATCTTACCTGATACAAGTGGGACAATCTAAGGCTAAAGGTGTAGAAGTCGATATTCTGGGCGAGATACTGCCCAACCTGAGTATGGTGGCCAACTATGCATATACCGATTACCGGGTAACAAAATCGGTAGATCCAAGCCAACCCGTAGGTACACGTCTGCCGGGATATGCTAAACACGATTTCAACATCTGGCTTAAATACAGCTTCACACAAGGATGTTTAGACGGATTCAACTTATCTGCCGGACAGTCCACTCAACTCGACCGCAGCACATGGAGCTGGGGAAGCTCTTTGGACAATATCGCCTCATTACCCGATTATTTTCGTTTCGATGCCGCGCTGGGATGGAAAAGAAATGATTTAAGCCTTGCGCTGAACATTTATAATGTGTTTGATCGTTACTTATACAGTGGTTCCTCTTACCAAACATATTATTACTGGCAATCAGAACCGCCACGTAATTTCAGATTAAGCGTTACCTATAACTTCTGATCATAACAGTATATGAAGAAACTATCCGTACGCACACTTTTTCGCAAGTTACATCTCTGGCTCGGACTGCCATCGGGCATTGTAGTCTTTATTGTAGCTATAACAGGTTGTATCTACGCTTTTCAGAATGAAATCAAAGAATTGTTCCGCCCAACACTGGTTATAGAAGCCAGCGGACAAACATTTCTATCGCCTGAAGAGTTAAAAGAGAAGGTGAGTCCATACGTATTCAGTAACCCGGCAGATAGCAGCAATGCTATCTACGGGGTTACATACGCTACTTACCATTACGCCGCCGCAATAGCCTGTAATTTGGGTAAAGACGGATATACACTTCTATATGTAAATCCTTATAACGGAGGAATCATTTATACGGAAAAGCTCAAAGATGATTTTTTCCGTATAATTCTGGATGGACATCGAAGCCTCTGGCTTCCTTATGCTATAGGGAGACCAATCGTCGGATGGAGCGTCATACTATTTGTACTTGTTCTCTTATCGGGATTGGTACTATGGATTCCGCATAGAAAAACGAAAAAGACCTTCAAAGCCGGATTAAAGATCAAGTGGAAAGCTCCTTTCTCTCGCTTGAATTACGATTTGCATAACGTCTTAGGATTTTATACAGCCCTCTTTGCATTAATCATTGCCTTAACAGGACTCACCTGGAGCTTCAACTGGTTTTCCAAAACCTACTATGGTCTCGTCACTGCCGGCAAACGTTTTGAACAATGGGAAATACCGGTATCAAATTCGGCAAAAGTGTTTAAACAGACAGATCCTTCTACCCTGCTATGGGAAAAGATGAACAAGGAATATCCCATTGGCAGGCAGGGAACTTTTCGGTTCGACTATCCTCAAAAGCCCACGGATGTTTTTACCGTATGCTTCAATCCGGCCAACGACGGCACTTATTATCAAAGTGAATACCGCTTTTTCGACAGAAACACACTACAGGAAGTAAAAGGCGGAGGCACGTATGGCATTAAACAATCAGAAGCATCACGAGGAGATAAATTATACCGAATGACTTACGACATACATGTTGGAGCCATATTAGGATTACCGGGGCGAATACTTGTATTTATAACTAGTCTGATCATTGCTTCCCTACCGGTAACCGGATGTATTATCTGGTGGAGGAAAAAAAGGAAAAAGAAAGTAATCGGCAATAGCCATACCACCATTTGATATACTATTTGTAACAGAACAAACAACCCCTCTCCTCCGGATACAATCGGAGAAGAGGGGTTGTGTATGAAAAGACAAAACTATTGTCCTTTAATTTGCAGTCTGGAAATCCAGGTACATACGAAACTCATGAGCAGGGACAGTAACCGGTTGAGTAGTCGATGTTACTTCCAGCGTTCCACCACTTACATAGTTATACCAAGTGCCGGTATGAGGAAAAGTAACCGTATAATTACCGGATGTATCCGTGAAATTACCTGCCACAACCGCATCCTTTCCGATAATCTGCAACGTAATGAATCGTCCATTTAGCCAATTGGTATCTCCCTGTACCTGCCAACTGAATGTAGCCGACGTATCGAACAATTCGGGATACGCATCACGCAGAGCCATCAGCTTAGCATACGTATCATACAATGCCTTTCGGTTAGTATCATCGTAATACCCCCACTCTATCGGTTTCTTCCCGGTACGACCGTTCTCATCTATCGAATGATCGTAACCCAATTCGCCGAATTGCCAAATCATTTTTGGTCCGGGCACAGTCAGGAAGAAAGCAGTGTTTACTTCCAGTTGCTTCATCCGATCGGCCAGATTTGTTTTAAACGTATAGTTGCCATACGCCACTTGCTTGTAACTCATCCGTTCTTCGTCGTGGCTCTCCATGTAGCCTACCAACGAACCGGCAGGCATCGAAGTACCATAATAAAGTCCGGAGAAATCACTACTATCTACCCAACCCATTGCCGACTGACAATAAGCATTATTCATATTCCTCCACAAAAACATACCGTCAGTGGCCAACTCCGCCTCTTCACTTGTTGCACAAAAGTGCTCCAAAATTACCATTGCATCGGGATTGGTTTCTTTGACCACACTATTATAATCTTTCAGAATAGCGATACGGGTAGCATCATAATTAGAAGCTGTGCCCTCCGTACTGGCTTTTTGAGTAAATCCCTTCGTTAGGTCGAAACGAAAACCGTCTATTTTATATTCAGTCAACAAGAACTTCAGATTCCGCTTCACAAAAGCCCGTACCAGAGGAGATTCATGATTAAAATCATTAAATACACTGTACGGATGCGGCGCATCCACATTAAACCATGGATTATTAGCGGCAGGTTTGCCCGTTGCGCTATTCCAATAAAGC includes these proteins:
- a CDS encoding transglycosylase domain-containing protein, with product MINFDTQKWVSRGKSVFFLLTNKCKASWNWYRQIYHKAPWYKKTLLVILTLILSFMLYLAMVDINFLWLFGKSPGLSSIHNPQQPAASEIYSEDGKLIGKFFRENRTPVKFEEISPKLINALISTEDERFYHHFGVDLEGVFSAMKDMAGGRGARGASTITQQLVKNMFKARSEYSTGLLGYIPGVKMIVMKSKEWISAVKIEMFYTKQEILTMYFNTVDFGSNAYGIKTACKTYFHTTPKDITYEQAATLIGLLKATTTYNPKLNPKNSLKRRNVVLENLMSHHIISHAEFDSLSHIPMQLNYNIEGNYDGKALYFREAVAQSLESWCKENDVDLYADGLKIYTTIDTRMQKYAEEAVDKEMRIVQRNFNNHWGRENPWQDRNHQEIPHFIEDLAKHTAAYKQLELKYPDQPDSLNYYLNKPHRLKVFDYDKGTRDTTISTMDSIRYMEHFMHCGFVAMEPQTGHVKAWVGDINFGSWKYDKVLSKRQPGSTFKLFVYSTAINKGASPCDERIDQYLAWDVIDKGVPKKWIPRNANGEFTGDTLSLKAAFARSVNSIAVQVAKEVGIHNIALTAHAMGIKTPLEETPALSLGASDVSLLELVNSYSTVINDGMEQDPVLVTRIEDRNGHVLYSNKPQQTQALPYETAFLMTEMLKGGLTEPLGTSQALWAFDLFHYNTEFGGKTGTSSNHSDAWFVGVTPKLVGGAWVGGEHRSIHFRSGELGQGSRTALPVFGYFMEKVLKDKNMAKYRVKFPKPKQPIAKSYQCQTIYHKADSDSIDVSLPDSLHNNTEEVNIIEE
- a CDS encoding TonB-dependent siderophore receptor, coding for MKKCSLSILLMLCTFMAVYAGSIKGIVINSTGEKLEFATILLKGTNAGSTTDSQGQFYIKRVAQGRHTLIISSVSYKTKEVPVAISSENEIVSLGNIVLESNTEELNEVVVVGNANAYTTREPSSSIRLNQPLLKIPQNVQVVSSEIMSDQQIVSMSDGITRNVSGVTRLEHWGDSYALINMRGSRASAFREGMNVTSSWGPLTEDMSFVDRIEFIKGPAGFMMSNGEPSGIYNVVTKKPTGQTKGQASLTFGSYDFYRTTLDLDGKLDKSGKLLYRFNAMAQSTNSQRAYESAKRYSIAPVISYQLDDNTKLTAEYDYQYMESSNIGSYYSFSPDGYATLPQNYSLLEPGLPSSVVNDHSLILNLQHNFNKDWKLTAQGAYFNYNREGSSMWPSSLAANGDLVRSVSIADVINEMKFGQIYINGKAQTGFVSHNILAGFDTGDKHAWYDWSQSFDLDSIGTYNIFDKDYSAGYPYYGYPKFDRSKSLKERANTTQVTQSYSGLYFQDELGLLNDRLRLTLAGRYTYVKDSSYGTTNTEEKHFSPRVGLSYSIDKNTSGYALYDQTFSPQMGMLRNGDKVNPITGNNWELGLKRNWFNNRWTTTVAVYQILKNNETASDPNNTPQESYLIQVGQSKAKGVEVDILGEILPNLSMVANYAYTDYRVTKSVDPSQPVGTRLPGYAKHDFNIWLKYSFTQGCLDGFNLSAGQSTQLDRSTWSWGSSLDNIASLPDYFRFDAALGWKRNDLSLALNIYNVFDRYLYSGSSYQTYYYWQSEPPRNFRLSVTYNF
- a CDS encoding PepSY-associated TM helix domain-containing protein; the encoded protein is MKKLSVRTLFRKLHLWLGLPSGIVVFIVAITGCIYAFQNEIKELFRPTLVIEASGQTFLSPEELKEKVSPYVFSNPADSSNAIYGVTYATYHYAAAIACNLGKDGYTLLYVNPYNGGIIYTEKLKDDFFRIILDGHRSLWLPYAIGRPIVGWSVILFVLVLLSGLVLWIPHRKTKKTFKAGLKIKWKAPFSRLNYDLHNVLGFYTALFALIIALTGLTWSFNWFSKTYYGLVTAGKRFEQWEIPVSNSAKVFKQTDPSTLLWEKMNKEYPIGRQGTFRFDYPQKPTDVFTVCFNPANDGTYYQSEYRFFDRNTLQEVKGGGTYGIKQSEASRGDKLYRMTYDIHVGAILGLPGRILVFITSLIIASLPVTGCIIWWRKKRKKKVIGNSHTTI